In one Acidimicrobium ferrooxidans DSM 10331 genomic region, the following are encoded:
- a CDS encoding Mu transposase domain-containing protein, protein MERSIRYAKEHISPARQFVDLADLNDQARRWSLERDHRLHPSLGTTPMEVFDRAERDALRPLPPRTELDAFVRRPRRVSLDGLVSFGGINYGVPIAYVKRTVWVLPRGRTLEITDATGKVIATHPLGFKTRTVVYLPQQYQGIAASEPALALRGPRARQLAEVDVEVRSLDAYEALVHA, encoded by the coding sequence GTGGAGCGCTCCATCCGCTACGCCAAGGAGCACATCTCGCCAGCCCGCCAGTTCGTCGACCTCGCGGACTTGAACGACCAGGCCCGTCGGTGGAGCCTCGAGCGTGACCACCGGCTGCATCCGAGCCTCGGTACCACGCCGATGGAGGTCTTCGACCGCGCCGAGCGTGATGCCTTGCGTCCCCTGCCGCCACGCACCGAGCTCGATGCCTTTGTGCGCCGTCCGAGACGGGTGAGCTTGGACGGCCTCGTCTCCTTCGGTGGCATCAACTACGGGGTGCCGATCGCCTATGTCAAGCGCACGGTGTGGGTGCTGCCCCGAGGTCGCACTCTCGAGATCACTGACGCAACCGGGAAGGTGATCGCCACCCACCCGCTCGGGTTCAAGACCCGCACAGTGGTCTACCTGCCCCAGCAGTACCAGGGGATCGCTGCCTCAGAACCTGCGCTCGCACTCCGAGGCCCCCGAGCTCGCCAACTCGCCGAGGTCGATGTCGAGGTGCGCTCGCTCGATGCCTATGAGGCGCTTGTCCATGCTTGA
- a CDS encoding IS3 family transposase, giving the protein MISGQKKAGAYNEGFCYLASVLDLGSRRVVGWSLERRMPGEQVVEAIEGALSTRGSLAGAIFHSDRANQYLSRKVRQLCTTLGLRQSVGRVATWYDNAVAEAFFGSLKRELVARYRFANLAEARSAIAARIHRYNTVRLHSSLGYGPPIEYELTWAREEAAVA; this is encoded by the coding sequence GTGATATCGGGTCAAAAGAAGGCCGGTGCCTACAACGAGGGGTTCTGCTATCTCGCCTCGGTACTCGACCTTGGCTCGAGGCGCGTCGTCGGTTGGTCACTCGAGCGTCGCATGCCAGGAGAACAGGTGGTCGAGGCGATCGAGGGAGCCCTTTCGACTCGGGGGAGCCTTGCTGGGGCCATCTTCCACAGCGATCGCGCCAATCAGTACCTCTCCCGGAAGGTTCGCCAGCTGTGCACCACGCTCGGGCTTCGCCAGTCGGTGGGCAGGGTCGCTACCTGGTACGACAACGCCGTGGCGGAGGCGTTCTTCGGGAGTTTGAAGCGCGAGCTGGTGGCTCGCTACCGCTTCGCGAACCTCGCCGAGGCCCGCTCAGCCATCGCAGCCCGGATCCACCGCTACAACACCGTCCGGCTGCACTCGAGCCTCGGGTACGGACCGCCAATCGAGTACGAGCTCACCTGGGCCCGGGAGGAGGCGGCCGTGGCCTAA
- a CDS encoding restriction endonuclease, with protein MAATNIPQYHELMWPVLTALRELGGSATVREIYDRVVENEHFSEDQQAESTKDGRMSEIEYRLHWARTHLKGIGAIENSSRGVWSLTDKGRTITLDQMRTDTKAYRDEVQRRARQKQALNSAAVETGDEEPETWKNQLIDRLLLIPPDGFERLAQRLLREAGFVNVTVLGKSGDGGIDGVGVYRLSLVSFPVYFQCKRYKGTVTAGAVRDFRGAMAGRGEKGLLITTGSFTKDAQNEASRDGAPPVELIDGDRLCDLLRDYRLGVDVRERVDLEIALDSSFFDEYGSTDATSPTSA; from the coding sequence ATGGCAGCTACGAACATCCCGCAGTATCACGAGCTGATGTGGCCAGTGCTGACTGCTCTCAGGGAGCTGGGCGGGTCTGCCACGGTCAGGGAAATCTACGACCGGGTCGTCGAAAACGAGCATTTCTCCGAGGACCAGCAGGCTGAATCGACCAAGGATGGTCGTATGTCTGAGATCGAGTACCGCCTCCATTGGGCGAGAACCCACCTGAAGGGAATCGGCGCGATCGAGAACAGCTCTCGTGGTGTCTGGTCGTTGACCGACAAGGGCCGGACGATCACGCTGGACCAGATGAGGACCGATACGAAGGCGTATCGAGACGAGGTGCAGCGTCGGGCAAGACAGAAGCAGGCTTTGAACAGCGCAGCCGTAGAAACTGGTGATGAGGAGCCGGAGACCTGGAAGAATCAACTTATCGATCGGCTCCTCCTCATCCCGCCGGACGGCTTCGAACGACTCGCTCAGCGACTGCTTCGTGAGGCCGGATTTGTGAACGTAACGGTTCTCGGCAAGAGCGGGGACGGAGGCATCGACGGTGTCGGTGTGTACCGACTTTCCCTCGTCTCGTTTCCCGTCTACTTCCAGTGCAAGCGCTATAAAGGAACCGTGACGGCAGGTGCGGTCCGAGACTTTCGGGGTGCCATGGCAGGCCGTGGAGAGAAGGGTCTCCTGATCACGACCGGCTCTTTCACCAAGGACGCTCAGAACGAGGCCAGCCGTGACGGAGCACCCCCTGTCGAGCTGATCGACGGGGATCGGCTCTGCGACCTCCTCCGTGACTACCGGCTCGGCGTGGACGTCCGGGAGCGCGTCGACCTTGAGATTGCGCTCGATTCCTCGTTCTTTGACGAGTATGGCTCTACCGACGCTACCAGCCCGACCTCCGCTTGA
- a CDS encoding integrase core domain-containing protein gives MASFAVWTRSRLRGEYQPLSLDHGLRVRGARQWRTGAATTQTGTVVIDPGSPWQNAWIESFNGRMRDGHLNPNRFDSLLEATVLRPRLEERRQLDQASECAWLGQSRAVRKGLAREA, from the coding sequence ATGGCGTCGTTCGCTGTGTGGACCAGATCGCGCTTGCGCGGGGAGTACCAGCCTCTGTCCTTGGACCACGGACTGCGAGTTCGTGGCGCGAGGCAGTGGCGGACTGGTGCAGCTACAACGCAGACGGGGACCGTTGTCATCGACCCAGGCTCGCCGTGGCAGAACGCCTGGATCGAAAGCTTCAACGGGAGGATGCGCGATGGGCACCTGAACCCAAACCGCTTCGACAGCCTGCTCGAGGCCACAGTGCTCAGGCCAAGACTGGAGGAACGACGACAACTGGACCAGGCCTCAGAGTGCGCATGGCTGGGTCAGTCCCGCGCAGTTCGCAAAGGCCTGGCGAGAGAAGCATGA
- a CDS encoding DUF1707 SHOCT-like domain-containing protein produces MADDREHRCSDAEREAAAERLRQALAAGELDVDEAAERIEGAYAARRQSELARLLADLRPLELPAPHEPGVGIGFNAFGSGVLQLKRSVNVIVNAMGRLRVEFPATNPPPRRVVIVNLFGTTKLVVAAHDRLALTGVTIVGSRLRRRHREPMHDGRALSATVVTAFGSVRVVRGR; encoded by the coding sequence ATGGCGGACGACCGCGAGCACCGCTGCTCGGACGCCGAACGAGAGGCAGCCGCGGAGCGCCTTCGTCAGGCGCTCGCCGCCGGCGAGCTCGACGTCGACGAGGCCGCCGAGCGCATCGAGGGCGCCTACGCCGCGCGTAGGCAGAGTGAGCTCGCTCGACTCCTCGCCGACCTCCGGCCGCTCGAGCTGCCCGCGCCACACGAGCCCGGGGTTGGCATCGGCTTCAATGCGTTCGGATCGGGAGTTCTCCAGCTCAAGCGATCCGTCAACGTGATCGTGAACGCGATGGGCCGACTTCGAGTGGAGTTCCCTGCCACCAATCCCCCGCCCCGACGCGTAGTCATCGTCAACCTGTTCGGAACCACCAAGCTCGTCGTCGCGGCCCATGATCGGCTCGCGCTCACCGGCGTCACCATCGTCGGCTCGCGCTTGCGTCGACGGCACCGTGAACCCATGCACGACGGCCGAGCCCTCTCGGCCACGGTCGTCACGGCGTTCGGATCGGTACGCGTCGTACGCGGTCGATGA
- a CDS encoding sensor histidine kinase translates to MRRSRRSDHGGRQRTLRLRLLAITLATLVVGVAVIDLATITALHAFLINRIDTTLEESIAPAAAEVVLHPNGNQDLHLSLPFGSWGTFVYANGSTITTPLSPTLYVGQQAPPLTRFSNGRAELAVPVGRPVSLHDPLSDITYRVLAAQIPEFGGTMVVAEPLTSVQDTVGRLALAELLVSLGVTITLGIVGWASIQLGLSPLERMRRSAQAISAGDTQARVDESGPAEVEALARALNTMLGRLQSAYATSETSRERLRQFIADVSHELRTPLASIQGYLELVDRSGYDPEIAQMAVQRSLEQSQRMRSLVEDLLSLARMDQSLPLELAPVDVGSLVRHAVEDANVVDDRRPTTVDAPDGLLVLADHNRLTQVVTNLLANVRTHTPPGTTVHVTVEALARSAPLPPGAITPTEVSDLFGGIDPTVAMLEWDEKVRVSVADSGPGLTPAVAQHVFERFYRAEESRSRASGGAGLGLALVAAIVHAHGGTAWVRSDGLGRGTTFGFDLPRLDLEDSIEAPSTPPAEGTEQTTTGELRRILDNLRRPRHPSRTSDAPTSQSSV, encoded by the coding sequence GTGCGGCGGAGTCGGCGTAGCGACCACGGGGGCCGCCAACGGACCCTGCGGCTCCGTCTGCTCGCGATCACCCTCGCGACCCTCGTGGTCGGCGTTGCGGTCATCGATCTCGCGACCATCACCGCGCTGCACGCGTTCCTGATCAACCGCATCGACACGACCCTCGAGGAGTCGATCGCCCCCGCAGCGGCCGAGGTGGTCCTGCACCCGAACGGGAACCAAGACCTGCATCTCAGCCTGCCGTTCGGATCGTGGGGAACCTTCGTCTACGCCAACGGCTCGACCATCACCACCCCACTCAGCCCCACCCTCTACGTGGGGCAGCAGGCACCGCCACTCACGCGCTTCAGCAACGGACGGGCCGAGCTCGCCGTGCCCGTCGGACGACCAGTGTCGCTGCACGACCCCTTGAGCGACATCACCTATCGCGTCCTCGCGGCCCAGATCCCCGAGTTCGGCGGCACGATGGTCGTCGCAGAACCGCTCACCAGCGTGCAGGACACCGTCGGCCGCCTCGCGCTCGCCGAGCTGCTCGTATCGCTCGGCGTGACCATCACGCTCGGCATCGTGGGCTGGGCATCCATCCAACTGGGGCTCAGCCCGCTCGAGCGGATGCGCCGCAGTGCCCAGGCCATCAGCGCGGGCGACACCCAGGCTCGCGTCGACGAATCCGGTCCGGCCGAGGTCGAGGCGCTCGCTCGAGCGCTCAACACCATGCTCGGACGGCTCCAGAGCGCCTATGCCACCTCGGAGACCTCCAGGGAGCGACTGCGCCAGTTCATCGCCGACGTGAGTCACGAGCTGCGCACGCCCCTCGCCTCGATCCAGGGTTACCTGGAGCTCGTCGATCGCTCGGGCTACGACCCGGAGATCGCGCAGATGGCGGTGCAGCGCTCGCTCGAGCAGAGTCAGCGCATGCGCAGCCTCGTCGAGGATCTCCTGTCACTCGCGCGCATGGACCAGTCCCTCCCGCTCGAGTTGGCGCCCGTCGACGTCGGCAGTCTCGTCCGCCATGCCGTCGAGGACGCCAACGTGGTCGACGATCGCCGTCCGACCACCGTGGACGCCCCCGACGGCTTGCTCGTCCTCGCCGACCACAACCGGCTCACCCAAGTCGTCACGAACCTGCTCGCCAACGTACGAACCCACACACCACCCGGCACGACCGTCCACGTCACGGTCGAGGCCTTGGCGCGCAGCGCTCCTCTGCCCCCTGGGGCCATCACGCCCACGGAGGTGAGCGATCTCTTCGGCGGGATTGACCCGACGGTCGCGATGCTCGAGTGGGACGAGAAGGTCCGCGTCAGCGTCGCCGATAGCGGACCAGGACTCACACCAGCGGTTGCCCAGCACGTCTTCGAGCGCTTCTACCGCGCGGAGGAGTCACGCTCACGCGCGAGCGGCGGGGCCGGCCTCGGACTCGCACTCGTCGCTGCGATCGTGCATGCACACGGTGGAACGGCCTGGGTCCGTTCCGACGGCCTGGGGCGAGGCACGACGTTCGGTTTCGATCTGCCACGCCTCGATCTCGAGGACTCGATCGAAGCGCCGTCCACGCCACCCGCCGAGGGTACCGAGCAGACGACCACCGGCGAGCTCCGCCGCATCCTCGACAACCTGCGCCGACCCCGTCACCCGTCGCGCACCAGTGATGCTCCCACCTCCCAGTCGTCTGTCTGA
- a CDS encoding response regulator transcription factor: MDSLRKPAKGVRVLVVDDELPITELLQMALTFEGYDVSVASSGREALDVLRTVKPDLLILDVMMPGMDGFTLLRRLREERNDVPVLLLTAKDAVEDRVQGLQLGSDDYVTKPFSLAELVARVEAILRRSGQGTGAPTRIVVGDLVLDEDAHQVLRAGHEIELTATEFKLLRYLMLNANKVVSKAQILDHVWQYDFGGDANIVETYISYLRKKLDGYGPPMIKTVRGVGYSLRAAESA; this comes from the coding sequence ATGGACAGTTTGCGCAAGCCAGCGAAGGGCGTTCGCGTGCTCGTGGTCGACGATGAGCTGCCCATCACCGAGCTCCTGCAGATGGCGCTCACCTTCGAAGGCTATGACGTGAGCGTCGCTTCGTCCGGCCGCGAGGCTCTCGACGTACTCCGGACCGTGAAGCCAGACCTGCTCATCCTCGACGTCATGATGCCAGGGATGGATGGCTTCACCCTGCTCCGTCGTCTGCGAGAAGAGCGCAACGACGTCCCCGTGCTCCTGCTCACCGCGAAGGACGCCGTCGAGGACCGCGTCCAGGGCCTCCAGCTCGGCTCGGACGACTACGTCACGAAGCCCTTCTCGTTGGCAGAGCTCGTGGCGCGCGTCGAGGCGATCCTGCGACGCTCCGGCCAGGGGACGGGTGCGCCCACTCGGATCGTCGTCGGCGACCTCGTCCTCGACGAGGATGCCCACCAGGTGCTGCGAGCGGGACACGAGATCGAGCTCACGGCGACCGAGTTCAAGCTGCTGCGCTACCTCATGCTGAACGCGAACAAGGTGGTCTCCAAGGCGCAGATCCTCGACCACGTCTGGCAGTACGACTTCGGCGGCGACGCAAACATCGTGGAGACCTACATCTCGTATCTGCGCAAGAAGCTCGACGGCTACGGTCCACCGATGATCAAGACCGTCCGCGGCGTCGGCTACTCCCTCCGTGCGGCGGAGTCGGCGTAG
- a CDS encoding S1C family serine protease — MSIDDTDATPVAGEPDDAAESPQDEAPASADPAEVSEPPSGDDERPTDEVPTVGADELPRAEDDTVTWAHAEPSWTSTAEPITSFGSTQPTRTKPRRRPGVVVGTAAVLAALVAAGTSYAVVRLTGQSSGGSRTPIVIRQVKAQPAALSGQGGLNIPAILAKVEPAVVDITATGTTSNGFGVSQFEDAGTGMIISSNGLVLTNNHVVAGASNVRVTLYGQSSSRPAKIIGTDPAHDVALLQIEGASNLPTVTFGDSSALVVGDPVVAIGNALALQGTPTVTQGIVSALNRTITATDSLGTTETISGMIQTDAPISSGNSGGPLVDAQGDVVGMNTAVIASSGQTSAQNLGFAESINSVLPIVKTIEQNPTAYTGSSTSPSTTTAGSGAFLGVGIQTLTPTLDSQLGLPTSQTGVLVEYVYPGSGAANAGIQPGDVITAVDGQAVTSANALATAIHAKSPGQQITLSIVTQSGAQQSLTATLGTSPAA, encoded by the coding sequence ATGAGCATCGACGACACCGACGCGACGCCCGTCGCCGGAGAGCCGGACGACGCGGCCGAATCACCGCAGGATGAGGCGCCTGCGTCCGCTGACCCCGCCGAGGTGAGCGAACCTCCGTCGGGTGACGACGAGCGTCCGACCGACGAGGTACCCACCGTCGGCGCCGACGAGCTACCGCGGGCCGAGGACGACACCGTCACCTGGGCCCACGCGGAACCGTCGTGGACCTCGACCGCCGAGCCGATCACGAGCTTCGGATCGACCCAGCCCACCCGCACCAAGCCACGCCGGCGCCCCGGCGTCGTCGTCGGCACCGCCGCGGTGCTCGCTGCCCTCGTCGCGGCGGGCACGAGCTACGCCGTGGTCCGCCTCACCGGACAGTCGAGCGGCGGCTCGCGCACACCGATCGTCATCCGCCAGGTCAAGGCGCAGCCCGCCGCACTCAGCGGCCAAGGCGGGCTGAACATCCCCGCGATCCTCGCCAAGGTCGAGCCTGCCGTCGTGGACATCACCGCCACCGGCACGACGAGCAACGGCTTCGGCGTGAGCCAGTTCGAAGACGCCGGGACCGGGATGATCATCTCGTCGAACGGTCTCGTGCTCACGAACAACCACGTGGTGGCCGGGGCGAGCAACGTGCGCGTCACGCTCTACGGTCAGTCGAGCTCGCGCCCGGCGAAGATCATCGGCACCGATCCGGCTCACGACGTGGCGCTGCTCCAGATCGAGGGCGCATCGAACCTCCCGACCGTCACGTTCGGCGACTCGTCCGCGCTGGTGGTCGGTGACCCAGTGGTCGCGATCGGCAACGCCCTGGCGCTCCAAGGCACGCCAACGGTGACCCAAGGCATCGTGTCGGCCCTCAACCGCACGATCACCGCGACGGACAGCCTCGGGACCACCGAGACCATCAGCGGCATGATCCAGACCGACGCCCCCATCAGCTCCGGCAACTCGGGCGGCCCGCTCGTGGACGCCCAAGGGGACGTGGTCGGGATGAACACGGCGGTCATCGCCTCGAGCGGTCAGACCTCGGCGCAGAACCTGGGCTTTGCCGAGTCGATCAACTCGGTGCTGCCCATCGTGAAGACCATCGAACAGAACCCGACCGCCTACACCGGTTCCTCGACGTCACCGTCGACCACGACGGCGGGATCCGGAGCATTCCTCGGCGTCGGGATACAGACACTCACGCCCACGCTCGACTCACAGCTCGGCTTGCCGACCTCGCAGACCGGCGTGCTCGTCGAGTACGTCTATCCCGGCTCCGGCGCGGCCAACGCAGGCATCCAGCCAGGTGACGTGATCACCGCGGTCGATGGACAGGCCGTCACCTCCGCGAACGCACTCGCCACGGCGATCCACGCCAAGTCGCCGGGGCAACAGATCACGTTGTCGATCGTGACCCAGAGCGGGGCCCAGCAATCCCTGACGGCGACGCTCGGCACCTCGCCGGCGGCCTGA
- a CDS encoding enoyl-CoA hydratase/isomerase family protein: MLTMETSGPLRTITIANPTKANALGMEDFGDLADLLAEIGSDAAAACVVVRGSGKHFSAGIDLDLLRGLGATPSPETIGMLQRGFLALATLEIPTIAAIDGACIGAGLELALACDVRIGTRWVRCSLPEVRFGIVADLGGLSLLPEVVGTHRALALALGAGELDANEARAYGILDDVVADDAELARRVDAVAAQFLAAPTEAQRATKRLVIAARRTRMEAELAQAALANVQLMRARSSSSEPPTGA, from the coding sequence ATGCTGACGATGGAGACCTCGGGACCGCTGCGCACCATCACGATCGCGAACCCCACCAAGGCGAACGCCCTCGGCATGGAGGACTTCGGCGACCTCGCGGATCTCCTGGCCGAGATCGGGTCCGATGCCGCCGCCGCCTGCGTCGTCGTGCGCGGGAGCGGCAAGCACTTCTCCGCAGGGATCGATCTCGATCTGCTTCGAGGTCTCGGCGCTACCCCAAGTCCCGAGACGATCGGCATGCTCCAGCGCGGGTTCCTCGCGCTCGCCACGCTTGAGATCCCCACCATCGCCGCCATCGACGGCGCCTGCATCGGTGCGGGCCTCGAGCTCGCGCTCGCGTGCGACGTTCGCATCGGGACGCGGTGGGTGCGTTGCTCACTGCCGGAGGTGCGCTTCGGTATCGTCGCCGATCTCGGAGGACTCAGCCTGCTCCCAGAGGTCGTCGGTACGCACCGTGCCCTCGCCCTCGCCCTGGGGGCAGGCGAGCTCGACGCGAACGAAGCGCGAGCGTACGGCATCCTCGACGACGTCGTGGCGGACGACGCCGAGCTCGCCCGACGCGTCGATGCCGTGGCCGCCCAATTTCTCGCCGCTCCCACCGAGGCCCAGCGTGCCACGAAGCGCCTCGTGATCGCCGCCCGACGAACGCGCATGGAGGCCGAGCTTGCGCAAGCCGCGCTCGCGAACGTCCAGCTCATGCGCGCTCGGTCATCCTCCAGCGAACCTCCCACAGGAGCCTAA
- a CDS encoding SufD family Fe-S cluster assembly protein: protein MVRIFDREVAWELPSRSSAHADVVAALEPATEKLEAWRYSPIDDVSVASYAAVATETIDLGAARALLGAAGRSGGADVVVGPRGLVAAHEVEGSAVAGDRGADELITLDEEPFATLANLLAPERVELRLDGAAEAALIVGGSGHQSAAFAWIKIHITAPTTLWLVDGAGPETLASALVEVEVADGVHASLRHLSMGGAGSIGFLQLRTRLGADADLVVAEVAAQGGYHRTRSDVHLTGERARVRIRSAFVAGSGEVEEFRTFVVHAAPRTASDLLYKGALTGSGTSVYSGLITIEPAGHGSDAFQTNRNLLLSPEARAESVPNLDIQVSDVRCSHASTVGPLEAELVFALEAKGIDPDRAQRILADGFFADIADLSEGERALVRRALEERWLS, encoded by the coding sequence GTGGTCCGAATCTTCGATCGCGAGGTCGCCTGGGAGCTCCCCTCGCGCAGCAGCGCCCACGCGGACGTCGTCGCGGCGCTGGAGCCGGCGACGGAGAAGCTCGAGGCGTGGCGCTACAGCCCGATCGATGACGTCTCTGTCGCGTCGTACGCCGCGGTGGCGACCGAGACGATCGACCTCGGTGCTGCCCGCGCGCTGCTCGGCGCCGCGGGTCGGTCGGGGGGAGCAGATGTCGTCGTCGGGCCGCGAGGTCTCGTCGCTGCGCATGAGGTCGAGGGCTCCGCCGTGGCGGGCGATCGTGGGGCCGATGAGCTGATCACGCTCGACGAGGAGCCCTTCGCGACGCTCGCGAACCTGTTGGCCCCGGAGCGAGTCGAGCTTCGCCTCGACGGTGCAGCCGAGGCCGCACTCATCGTGGGCGGGAGCGGTCACCAGAGCGCAGCCTTTGCCTGGATCAAGATCCACATCACCGCCCCGACGACCTTGTGGCTCGTGGACGGAGCTGGCCCGGAGACGCTCGCGAGCGCGCTCGTCGAGGTCGAGGTCGCCGACGGGGTGCACGCCTCGCTGCGTCATCTCTCGATGGGGGGTGCGGGCAGCATCGGTTTCCTCCAGCTGCGTACGCGTCTTGGGGCCGACGCCGATCTCGTCGTTGCCGAGGTCGCTGCCCAAGGGGGCTACCACCGCACGCGCAGCGACGTCCACCTCACCGGCGAACGCGCGCGCGTGCGCATCCGCTCGGCCTTCGTCGCTGGGAGCGGTGAAGTGGAGGAGTTTCGGACGTTCGTCGTCCACGCAGCGCCGCGCACCGCGAGCGACCTGCTCTACAAGGGCGCACTGACCGGTTCTGGAACCTCGGTGTACTCCGGCCTGATCACGATCGAGCCCGCTGGTCATGGATCCGATGCGTTCCAGACCAACCGAAACCTGTTGCTCTCGCCCGAGGCGCGCGCAGAGTCGGTTCCGAACCTCGACATCCAGGTCAGCGATGTGCGCTGCTCGCACGCCTCGACGGTGGGTCCGCTCGAGGCCGAGCTCGTGTTCGCACTCGAGGCCAAGGGCATCGACCCCGATCGGGCGCAGCGGATCCTCGCCGACGGCTTCTTCGCCGACATCGCGGATCTGTCGGAGGGCGAGCGCGCACTCGTTCGGCGAGCTTTGGAGGAACGATGGCTGTCGTAG
- a CDS encoding non-heme iron oxygenase ferredoxin subunit, with the protein MAVVGRVEDFVDAKPRAVEVDGHPVCVVRIGDRFFAVDDICSHAHYRLSEGDVYEEELEIECWKHGSTFSLLDGRPQSLPATRPIGVHRISVREDGSVEVELGGDK; encoded by the coding sequence ATGGCTGTCGTAGGTCGTGTGGAGGACTTCGTCGACGCGAAGCCGCGTGCCGTCGAGGTCGACGGTCACCCGGTGTGTGTGGTGAGGATCGGCGATCGGTTCTTCGCGGTCGACGACATCTGCTCCCATGCGCACTATCGGCTCTCCGAGGGCGATGTCTACGAAGAGGAGCTCGAGATCGAGTGCTGGAAGCACGGCTCGACCTTCTCGTTGCTCGACGGGCGGCCCCAGTCACTGCCGGCGACGCGACCGATCGGGGTCCATCGCATCAGCGTTCGTGAGGACGGCTCGGTCGAGGTCGAACTCGGAGGGGACAAGTGA
- the sufC gene encoding Fe-S cluster assembly ATPase SufC — translation MTTPALVIEDLVVEVAEREVLHGVSLAVEPGTTVAIMGPNGSGKSTLVRTIFGRPGYVRRRGVIRVGGVDVSEAPTYERARAGLALIEQDPVEVPGVAPTTVVAEGLAARGEDAARAVAVLEREAEAVSLDRALLDRWYNVELSGGEQKKLETAIAASLPGHVVVGDEIDSGLDVDALRTVARRLESLRSEGRGLLLVTHYPRLLTHVAPDVVIVLVQGRIAETGGMELAERVEAEGYRAYGVEEGPLS, via the coding sequence GTGACCACGCCCGCACTCGTCATCGAAGACCTGGTCGTCGAGGTCGCCGAACGTGAGGTGCTCCACGGCGTGAGCCTGGCGGTGGAGCCCGGCACGACGGTCGCGATCATGGGTCCCAACGGATCGGGCAAGTCGACGCTGGTGCGCACGATCTTCGGGCGACCGGGCTACGTCCGGCGCCGTGGGGTGATCCGCGTCGGCGGGGTCGACGTGAGCGAGGCGCCGACGTACGAGCGCGCACGAGCGGGTCTCGCGCTCATCGAGCAAGACCCGGTCGAGGTCCCTGGCGTCGCACCCACGACGGTCGTCGCCGAGGGCCTGGCCGCTCGTGGTGAGGACGCGGCGCGCGCGGTCGCCGTGCTCGAGCGCGAGGCCGAGGCGGTGTCGCTGGATCGTGCGCTCCTCGATCGTTGGTACAACGTGGAGCTCTCCGGCGGCGAGCAGAAGAAGCTCGAGACCGCGATCGCCGCGTCGCTCCCCGGGCACGTCGTGGTCGGCGACGAGATCGACTCCGGGCTCGACGTGGACGCGCTGCGAACGGTCGCTCGCCGGCTCGAGAGTCTGCGCTCAGAGGGGCGAGGCTTGCTTCTCGTCACCCACTACCCACGGCTTTTGACGCACGTCGCCCCCGACGTGGTGATCGTGCTTGTCCAGGGTCGCATTGCCGAGACGGGAGGGATGGAACTCGCCGAGCGCGTCGAGGCTGAAGGCTACCGCGCCTACGGGGTCGAGGAGGGTCCGCTCAGCTGA